From Verrucomicrobiota bacterium:
ATAGTAGCCTTCGTAATCCTCTTCATATTGGATCTCATAATTTTGAATTGTCATGTATCCGCTATAAGTCCTGATTGTTTTCTTATTAACTTTCTCTTGATTCATTATCTCTTTAAAATTAAATAACGAATAAGTGTAGGTGCCATCAATACTAGTGGATGAATATATCCAACCTTCTCTTCCTGGCACATCAACATCTGGACCAAACCCTGCTGTCTCGAGAAAAGAACCAGGTGGAGAAACAAGACCCAGATAAACATCTTTACCGTTATTAGCATCGGTCATATTGAACGCAGTTAATGTAAAATAATAGTCATCAGTTAAACTAAAACGGTCAAAGTCATTCTGCATGTAATCATCTATGTCCTGGCGTTTGATTACTGAATCTCTTTCATCCAATGTGATACACACCGCATCTTCTCTAAGTTTTGAAGGAGTTCTTTGTAAAAACCGTTGCTTTGCTTTTGAATAGATAACAACTGTATTTGTTGATTCCCCAATGCTAGGAAAATTATCATAACTCAGTATTTCAGGAGAATCCGTGTGCGCCGTATTTACAAGTGCAAAAGCTCCCAGTAATATGGTTAAATTGCTCTGATAAATGATTTTAATTGACTTTGTTATTAGAAGTTTATTTTTCATTATCTTTGAACCTTTCTTTTTGATTTATTTTTTGTCCTTCTCAAAAATTTCATTTAGCCCCCGGATCATCACAGTAAAAAATTTAACTACTTAATTCATTTACTAAGTCAAGTAAATCGGCTATTTTTGCGCTATATTTACACAGATAAAAGTAATGTTTATACTTTTATACAAGTTTGGCCTAGCACACCAATTTCATATCCAAAGAGATGTAGGGTTAGAATCTATTGCTTTGCCTCGGCAGCTCAGACCAGCATTCACCCTAACAAAACTACTTTTAAAATGTCGCCGCCAAGAAAAACGTGATAACCCAGGATAAATTTCTCAAATTTTTTGATTACGTGAGCAGAGCAGGAAAATAAATGGGAGTACGGGCAATTAGAAGCTCATAAGAAATAGATGAGCACGAGATAGAAGCGAAGGTAACCCGGGTGGCAGCGAAAGCTGAACAATTAGGTAGAGCCAAACATTTACCGGCCACAAAATATTAATTTACAGTCAAGCAAAGACTATTCCCGTTGGATTATTTGTAATAGTCACGACAAGATCTGACAAGGTTACCTGTCTGGGGTAGTTGAGATTGTTAGTTGTTCATGTTGTTTTGATTTAGATTATCTACTTTTTTGATCCAATCAAGTTTGCCTTCAAGGAGTGTATGAAGAGGCGTTCTACCGCAGCACATTTTGCCTTGATGGGTGCGTTTAGAGTTATAATCATCAATCCATTGGTCTAAGTCTTTTTGGAGCTCATCAAGGTTATCATATAATTTTTTCCTAAAAGCGATATTGTAAAACTCCTCAAGAATAGTTCGATGGAAACGTTCGCAGATTCCATTGGGTTGAGGGTGTTTAGCCTTTGTTTTAGAATGATCGATATTATGGATAGCCAGGAAAAGCTCGTAGTCATGAGAATCATGCTTACCGCAAAATTCAGTGCCTCGATCTGTAAGGATACGCAGGATCCCCAATTGATGCTCTTCAAAGAAAGGTAGCACCCTATCATTGAGCAAATCAGCAGCTGTAATGGGAGTCTTCATATTGTAGAGCTTAACAAAAGCAACTTTAGAATAAGTATCTACAAAGGTTTGCTGATAAATACGGCCAACACCCTTGATAGTTCCTACATAGAAGGTGTCTTGAGAGCCCAAATATCCAGGGTGCTCGGTCTCAATTTCACCATGAAATTGGTCATGCTCCTTCTTGCGCTCTAAAGCTACCATTTGAGTCTCTGTGAGGATAAGGCCTTCTTTAGCAACTTGTTGCTCCAGAGCTCTTAAACGAAGTTTAAAAGTATGAAGATTGTGTCTAAGCCAAACGCTTCGGACACCTCCACCAGATATACCCATCCCTTCCTGGCGAAGTTGATTACTCATACGGAGTTGTCCAAGTGCAGGATTTTGAAGTGTGAGCTCCAAAATGCGTTTCTCGATGAGAGAATCTACTCTGTTCTTGTGGTTAGGCTTGCGTCTGTTTTGTTCAACTAAAGATTCAAATCCACCTTCATCGCTAAGCTTTTTGTATCTATAAAAGGTATCTCGTGAGTATCCCATGATACTGCATGCTTTCGAGACGTTGCCTAGTTCTTGAGCTAGATTTAATAATCCGACTTTATTTTTAATGATCTTATCGTTTATAGTCATTTTGAGGTTATTCCTTTCTGTTTATGTGTTGGTTTGGTTTTCAACACCCAGGCTGGGTAACCTCTTTTCTTTTTCAAGTGTCAGATTTCATCGTGACTAATACAGATTATTCTTTAAATCTCAAGTCATCGATAACCGGCTGGTAAAGCTTACCTTTTGTACTAAGGTGAACGAGTGGTTTGCTTTTTTCTTTAGATTTTCCTGGTGG
This genomic window contains:
- a CDS encoding IS481 family transposase is translated as MTINDKIIKNKVGLLNLAQELGNVSKACSIMGYSRDTFYRYKKLSDEGGFESLVEQNRRKPNHKNRVDSLIEKRILELTLQNPALGQLRMSNQLRQEGMGISGGGVRSVWLRHNLHTFKLRLRALEQQVAKEGLILTETQMVALERKKEHDQFHGEIETEHPGYLGSQDTFYVGTIKGVGRIYQQTFVDTYSKVAFVKLYNMKTPITAADLLNDRVLPFFEEHQLGILRILTDRGTEFCGKHDSHDYELFLAIHNIDHSKTKAKHPQPNGICERFHRTILEEFYNIAFRKKLYDNLDELQKDLDQWIDDYNSKRTHQGKMCCGRTPLHTLLEGKLDWIKKVDNLNQNNMNN